A region of Sphingomonas sp. DNA encodes the following proteins:
- the thpR gene encoding RNA 2',3'-cyclic phosphodiesterase produces the protein MQRLFVAIRPPSDIRAILLAAMGGISAARWQSDAQLHLTLRFIGEVDRHLASDVRAALASVHHPGFEIALDGVGAFEKRGRVDAVWAGVTPHAPLRALHKKIDQALLRVGVEPDRRAYLPHITLARLSRHAGSVGGFVGLSGGLSSTSFRIDGFALFESQLAPEGAVYGETARYSLD, from the coding sequence ATGCAGCGCTTGTTCGTCGCCATCCGCCCCCCGTCCGATATCCGCGCGATCCTGCTCGCCGCGATGGGCGGAATCAGCGCCGCGCGCTGGCAAAGCGACGCCCAGCTCCATCTCACCTTGCGCTTCATCGGGGAGGTCGACCGCCATCTCGCGAGCGATGTCCGCGCCGCACTGGCCAGCGTCCATCATCCCGGTTTCGAGATCGCGCTCGACGGGGTCGGCGCGTTCGAGAAGCGCGGTCGCGTCGATGCTGTCTGGGCCGGCGTGACCCCGCACGCGCCGCTGCGGGCGCTGCACAAGAAAATCGATCAGGCGCTGCTCCGGGTGGGAGTGGAGCCGGACCGACGCGCCTATCTGCCGCATATCACATTGGCCCGTCTGAGCCGCCACGCCGGTTCCGTGGGCGGTTTCGTCGGGCTGTCGGGCGGCCTGTCCAGCACGTCTTTTCGTATCGACGGATTCGCTCTCTTCGAAAGCCAGCTGGCGCCCGAAGGCGCCGTCTATGGCGAAACCGCGCGCTATTCGCTCGATTGA
- a CDS encoding autotransporter domain-containing protein yields MSPRHLIWALALWPAGASASDWSLSLSGGIATVAGEGGQPFASATIYRYVGAGFVRAGATWFDGEGDPDVAEPLPAQTRQVTFGGGYQAGRILLDAYVTLGSRDFTPPGPDRTNGRIVRAETDGGLFTLGGSVTLDAPVGDRWLVAPFLSLSYSEVDTARTLVPQAGDPVIVKSRESGLTGIAGLSAERLWEGGSLGVYLAGAATSNRASINRQGSGLLAARTPQLIRAEDEKDGWVEYGLSGSIRLSDALTLDAALVRTAGFSRGETTSASAGIGIRF; encoded by the coding sequence ATGTCACCACGCCATCTGATCTGGGCACTTGCCCTGTGGCCGGCTGGCGCGTCGGCAAGCGACTGGTCGCTGTCGCTGAGCGGCGGCATCGCGACCGTCGCAGGCGAAGGCGGGCAGCCTTTCGCTTCCGCCACGATCTACCGTTATGTCGGCGCCGGTTTCGTCCGCGCCGGCGCGACCTGGTTCGACGGCGAAGGCGATCCGGATGTCGCCGAGCCGCTGCCTGCCCAGACCCGCCAGGTCACTTTCGGCGGCGGCTATCAGGCCGGACGCATCTTGCTCGACGCCTATGTGACGCTGGGCAGCCGCGATTTCACGCCGCCCGGCCCCGACCGGACGAACGGGCGCATCGTCCGCGCCGAGACCGACGGCGGCCTGTTCACCCTCGGCGGCTCGGTCACGCTGGACGCGCCGGTCGGCGACAGGTGGCTGGTCGCGCCGTTCCTGTCGCTGAGCTACAGCGAAGTGGACACGGCGCGCACGCTTGTACCACAGGCCGGCGATCCCGTGATCGTGAAAAGTCGGGAAAGCGGGCTGACCGGTATCGCCGGCCTCTCGGCGGAACGGCTCTGGGAAGGCGGCAGCCTCGGCGTTTATCTGGCTGGCGCCGCGACCTCGAACCGCGCCTCGATCAACCGGCAGGGAAGCGGGCTGCTCGCCGCGCGCACACCGCAATTGATCCGGGCCGAGGATGAGAAGGACGGTTGGGTCGAATATGGCCTGTCCGGCTCGATCCGTCTGTCCGATGCCCTCACGCTGGACGCGGCGCTGGTGCGCACCGCCGGCTTCAGCCGAGGCGAGACGACGTCCGCTTCGGCGGGCATCGGCATCCGGTTCTGA
- a CDS encoding sigma-70 family RNA polymerase sigma factor — protein sequence MLNLGIEANEKSVRAGRDTDERALMTRVAAGDAPAFELLVARHTAMVHAIAWRVLGDATEAEDVVQETFVKLWVNARGWTPAGGGLGGWLRRISTNACLDRLRRPRFVGDEGLPERADEAPPADVTLDATRRGEAIAASIQALPDRHRAAIVLTYHEGVSNAEAAAILGIGVKALESLLVRARQALARSLADRGLLDEGARE from the coding sequence GTGCTGAATTTGGGCATAGAGGCGAACGAGAAATCCGTGCGCGCCGGCCGCGACACGGACGAGCGCGCGCTGATGACCCGCGTCGCGGCGGGCGATGCCCCGGCGTTCGAACTGCTGGTGGCCCGGCACACGGCGATGGTCCATGCGATCGCCTGGCGGGTGCTGGGCGATGCGACGGAAGCGGAAGACGTGGTGCAGGAGACGTTCGTCAAATTGTGGGTCAACGCCAGGGGCTGGACGCCGGCGGGCGGGGGCCTGGGCGGCTGGCTCAGGCGGATTTCCACCAATGCCTGCCTGGATCGGCTGCGCCGCCCCCGCTTTGTCGGTGACGAAGGGCTGCCCGAGCGCGCAGACGAGGCGCCGCCGGCGGACGTCACGCTCGACGCGACACGGCGGGGCGAGGCGATCGCGGCTTCGATCCAGGCGTTGCCCGACCGTCATCGCGCTGCGATCGTGCTCACTTACCATGAGGGTGTGTCGAACGCCGAGGCGGCGGCAATTCTGGGCATCGGAGTCAAGGCGCTCGAATCGCTGCTGGTCCGTGCGCGCCAGGCGCTGGCCCGGTCGCTGGCGGACCGGGGGTTGCTGGACGAAGGAGCGCGCGAATGA
- a CDS encoding low molecular weight phosphotyrosine protein phosphatase produces MTVSVLFVCLGNICRSPLAEAAFRVEAERLGLDVEADSAGTGDWHVGHPPDPRARAVAARHGADITHLRARQVTRGDFDRFDHIVALDSYNLSDLLALRPRDSQARISLLLDHADRAGEAVADPYYGDDADFDAAWNDIGAGVRGLVHGLRSRP; encoded by the coding sequence ATGACGGTCTCAGTCCTTTTCGTCTGCCTCGGCAATATCTGCCGATCCCCGCTCGCCGAAGCGGCTTTTCGCGTCGAGGCTGAGCGGCTGGGCCTGGATGTCGAAGCGGATTCCGCCGGCACCGGCGATTGGCATGTCGGCCATCCGCCCGATCCGAGGGCCCGCGCCGTCGCGGCGCGCCACGGAGCCGACATCACCCACCTTCGTGCCCGGCAGGTGACGCGCGGCGATTTCGACAGGTTCGATCACATCGTCGCGCTCGACAGTTACAATCTGAGCGATCTTCTGGCGCTGCGCCCGCGCGATTCGCAGGCCCGGATTTCCCTCCTGCTCGACCATGCGGATCGGGCGGGAGAGGCGGTCGCCGATCCCTATTATGGCGACGATGCGGATTTCGACGCGGCCTGGAATGACATTGGCGCGGGCGTGCGCGGTCTTGTCCATGGTCTTCGCTCTCGGCCATGA
- a CDS encoding UDP-glucose/GDP-mannose dehydrogenase family protein yields the protein MRIAIIGTGYVGLVSGACFSDFGHKVVCVDKDEGKIEALERGVMPIFEPGLDQLVARNTAGGRLSFTTNLSAAVAGVDAIFIAVGTPSRRGDGHADLSYVHGAAREIAEAMTGSAVIVTKSTVPVGTGDEVERIVREAAPEVTAWVVSNPEFLREGAAIEDFKRPDRIVIGAEDARAAEIMREIYRPLYLNKAPLLITSRRSAELIKYAANAFLATKITFINEIADLCEIVGGDVQDVARGIGLDGRIGAKFLHAGPGYGGSCFPKDTLALLKTAEDNHAPLRIVEAVVKVNDARKRAMGRKVLRALGDNARGKTVALLGLTFKPNTDDMREAPSIAIVQALQDAGVQVRGFDPEGMEQARPLMPNVHLCGDPYEAAAGVDAVVLVTEWDVLRALDLKRLAGAMAAPILVDLRSVYPPEEVEAAGLAWHGIGKPPRG from the coding sequence ATGCGCATCGCGATCATCGGAACCGGCTATGTCGGCCTGGTTTCCGGCGCCTGCTTTTCGGATTTCGGCCACAAGGTCGTTTGCGTCGACAAGGACGAAGGCAAGATCGAGGCACTCGAACGCGGCGTGATGCCGATCTTCGAACCTGGGCTGGACCAGCTCGTCGCGCGCAATACTGCCGGCGGCCGGCTTTCCTTCACCACGAACCTTTCGGCGGCCGTTGCGGGCGTCGATGCCATTTTCATCGCCGTCGGCACACCGTCGCGGCGCGGTGACGGCCATGCCGATCTCAGCTATGTCCACGGTGCCGCGCGCGAGATTGCCGAGGCAATGACCGGCTCCGCCGTGATCGTAACCAAATCGACTGTGCCGGTCGGCACCGGCGACGAGGTCGAACGGATTGTGCGCGAGGCCGCGCCGGAAGTGACCGCCTGGGTCGTTTCCAATCCCGAATTCCTGCGCGAGGGCGCGGCGATCGAGGATTTCAAGCGCCCGGACCGGATCGTGATCGGCGCCGAGGATGCGCGCGCGGCCGAGATCATGCGCGAAATCTACCGGCCTCTCTATCTCAACAAGGCGCCACTGCTGATCACTTCGCGGCGCAGTGCCGAATTGATCAAATATGCCGCCAACGCCTTCCTGGCGACCAAGATCACCTTCATCAACGAGATCGCCGATTTGTGTGAGATCGTGGGCGGCGACGTGCAAGATGTGGCGCGGGGCATCGGTCTGGACGGCCGGATCGGCGCCAAGTTCCTGCACGCAGGACCCGGCTATGGCGGCTCGTGCTTCCCCAAGGACACTCTCGCGCTCCTGAAGACCGCCGAGGACAATCACGCGCCGTTGCGGATCGTAGAGGCGGTGGTGAAGGTCAATGACGCGCGCAAGCGGGCAATGGGTCGCAAGGTGCTGCGCGCGCTGGGCGACAACGCGCGCGGCAAGACCGTCGCGCTGCTCGGCCTCACCTTCAAGCCGAACACCGACGACATGCGCGAGGCGCCGTCCATCGCGATCGTCCAGGCGCTGCAAGATGCCGGAGTGCAGGTGCGCGGCTTCGATCCCGAGGGCATGGAGCAGGCCCGGCCGCTGATGCCCAATGTGCATTTGTGCGGCGATCCTTATGAGGCCGCGGCGGGTGTCGATGCCGTCGTGCTGGTCACCGAATGGGACGTGCTGCGCGCGCTCGACCTGAAGCGTCTGGCGGGCGCAATGGCCGCACCCATCCTCGTCGACCTGCGCAGCGTCTATCCGCCGGAGGAAGTCGAGGCCGCCGGTCTTGCGTGGCATGGCATCGGCAAGCCGCCGCGCGGTTGA
- a CDS encoding alpha/beta fold hydrolase: protein MSGIEILLAASLGMTPVEAAIDVQGPSGTLAGTMLAPADGANAPVVLIIPGSGPTDRDGNNPMGVRAAPYRLLAEALAERGVATIRIDKRGLFGSAAALADANAVTVADYAADMQAWIAAARSRTGASCAWLLGHSEGALVALAAAQDAGEGLCGLLLVAAPGRPLAEVLREQLRANPANAPLLEDALPAIDRLERGERVDPSGFHPALQGLFSPQIQGFLISLFSYDPAALAARSERPILILHGGRDIQVGDADARRLVEANPAARLVILPEVNHVLKAVGSDDRGVNLATYGDPDLPLAPGVADAIADFVRAAR from the coding sequence ATGAGTGGGATCGAGATCCTGTTGGCCGCGAGCCTGGGCATGACGCCGGTGGAAGCCGCGATCGACGTTCAGGGGCCGTCGGGCACGCTGGCGGGGACGATGCTGGCGCCAGCGGACGGCGCGAACGCCCCCGTAGTGCTGATCATCCCCGGGTCCGGGCCGACGGACCGGGACGGCAACAATCCGATGGGCGTGCGCGCCGCGCCCTATCGCCTGCTCGCGGAGGCGCTGGCCGAGCGCGGCGTCGCGACGATCCGGATCGACAAGCGCGGCCTGTTCGGCAGCGCTGCCGCTTTGGCGGACGCCAATGCCGTGACCGTGGCGGATTATGCGGCGGACATGCAGGCATGGATTGCCGCGGCTAGGAGCCGTACCGGTGCGTCTTGCGCCTGGCTGCTGGGCCACAGCGAAGGCGCGCTGGTCGCGCTGGCAGCGGCGCAGGATGCGGGCGAAGGGCTGTGCGGGCTGCTGCTCGTCGCCGCACCGGGCCGCCCGCTGGCCGAAGTGTTGCGCGAACAACTTCGCGCCAACCCGGCCAACGCGCCCTTGCTCGAGGACGCGCTGCCGGCGATCGACCGGCTTGAGCGGGGAGAGCGAGTGGATCCCTCCGGCTTTCATCCCGCGCTGCAGGGCCTGTTCTCACCGCAGATTCAGGGGTTCCTGATCAGCCTCTTCTCCTATGATCCCGCTGCGCTAGCGGCGCGATCGGAGCGGCCGATCCTGATCCTGCACGGCGGGCGCGACATTCAGGTCGGCGATGCCGATGCGCGACGCCTCGTCGAGGCGAATCCCGCGGCGAGGCTCGTCATCCTGCCGGAGGTCAATCATGTGCTGAAGGCGGTGGGCTCGGACGATCGCGGCGTCAATCTCGCCACCTATGGTGACCCCGACCTGCCGCTTGCGCCCGGCGTAGCGGACGCGATCGCGGATTTCGTACGGGCGGCGCGGTGA
- a CDS encoding SdpI family protein: MTRKTMGIASAIVVLTMLAAGLWVGLRLPDDALLPVHWNIAGEADRFAGKWEALLMLPGMTAGVSLLLYFLPALEPKKRGLERSQGLYLASWLGTLFVLGLAYVAILGVALDRPVAVPQLLTGGIGILFLLIGNQLGKSRRMFMVGIRTPWTLANEEVWIRTHRLGGWLMVASGLLLLVLAVTGAPPSITVPVFMAVIALTILVPVTYSFLLWRRLRKDQSSE; this comes from the coding sequence ATGACGCGCAAGACGATGGGGATCGCTTCGGCGATCGTGGTGCTGACGATGCTGGCGGCCGGCTTGTGGGTGGGACTGCGTCTGCCCGACGATGCGCTGCTGCCGGTGCACTGGAACATCGCGGGAGAGGCGGATCGCTTCGCCGGCAAATGGGAGGCGTTGTTGATGCTGCCGGGTATGACCGCCGGCGTGTCGTTGCTACTCTATTTCCTGCCGGCGCTGGAGCCCAAGAAGAGAGGGCTGGAGCGCAGCCAGGGCCTTTATCTGGCGAGCTGGCTTGGCACATTGTTCGTGCTGGGCTTGGCCTATGTCGCGATCCTTGGTGTCGCGCTGGACCGGCCCGTGGCGGTCCCCCAGCTTCTGACCGGCGGCATCGGCATCCTCTTCCTGCTGATCGGCAATCAACTCGGCAAGTCGCGGCGCATGTTCATGGTCGGCATCCGTACACCCTGGACGCTGGCCAATGAGGAGGTGTGGATCCGCACGCACAGGCTGGGCGGCTGGTTGATGGTCGCTTCCGGGCTGCTGCTGCTCGTGCTCGCCGTGACCGGCGCGCCGCCCTCCATCACCGTGCCGGTGTTCATGGCCGTGATCGCGCTGACCATATTGGTCCCGGTTACCTATTCCTTCCTGCTGTGGCGCCGGCTGCGCAAGGATCAATCGAGCGAATAG
- a CDS encoding DUF2793 domain-containing protein, with amino-acid sequence MSETSARFALPFILPGQAQKEMFHNEALAAIDCALHPSIEDVAIDPPATPDPGESWIVGAGAGGAWADRQDTIATWTGGGWRFTGPTPGLVAWDKHAAFWRYWTGAAWSDGGLPAASINIAGLQVIGPRLAEVPNPSGGTTIDAEARAAIDAVIATLKSHGLIE; translated from the coding sequence ATGTCCGAGACGAGCGCGCGTTTCGCCTTGCCCTTCATCCTGCCCGGACAGGCGCAGAAGGAGATGTTTCATAACGAGGCGCTGGCCGCGATCGATTGCGCCCTGCACCCGTCCATCGAGGATGTCGCGATCGATCCGCCGGCGACGCCCGATCCGGGCGAAAGCTGGATCGTCGGCGCAGGCGCGGGCGGCGCATGGGCGGACCGGCAAGACACCATCGCGACGTGGACCGGCGGCGGATGGCGATTCACCGGGCCGACCCCCGGTCTCGTCGCCTGGGACAAGCACGCCGCCTTCTGGCGATACTGGACGGGCGCGGCATGGTCCGACGGCGGCTTGCCGGCGGCGTCCATCAACATCGCCGGACTTCAGGTGATCGGGCCGCGCCTTGCGGAGGTGCCAAACCCTTCGGGCGGAACGACAATCGACGCCGAAGCGCGCGCCGCGATCGATGCGGTCATTGCGACATTAAAGTCACATGGCCTGATCGAATGA
- a CDS encoding winged helix-turn-helix transcriptional regulator: MNTVFEALAHPTRRAILEMLKSGSKTAGEIAEAFDVSKPTMSGHFAKLREAGLIHADQHGTSIVYSINMSVLEEAVMGFMGRFGGRAEKVGRGEGA, encoded by the coding sequence GTGAACACGGTTTTCGAGGCGCTGGCGCATCCGACGCGCCGCGCGATCCTCGAAATGCTGAAGAGCGGCTCGAAAACGGCCGGCGAGATCGCGGAGGCATTCGACGTTTCCAAGCCGACCATGTCGGGCCATTTCGCCAAGCTCAGGGAGGCGGGGCTGATCCATGCCGACCAGCATGGCACCAGCATCGTCTATTCGATCAACATGTCGGTGCTGGAGGAAGCCGTGATGGGTTTCATGGGCCGCTTCGGCGGCCGTGCCGAAAAGGTGGGAAGGGGAGAGGGGGCATGA
- a CDS encoding superoxide dismutase family protein, which yields MMAGCSSEPLYENEAAVQANNVVETVEGLSADLRDINGETLARATLEQTGDAVRVRIDAAGLPAGTYGAHVHMTGRCDAPDFASAGGHWNPTDHRHGRDNPQGAHMGDLPNLVVAADGSGAISFDITGATLRGAGNPVMDEDGAAVIVHADPDDYRTDPSGNSGARIACGVIG from the coding sequence ATGATGGCCGGATGCTCCTCGGAGCCGCTCTATGAGAATGAGGCAGCCGTGCAGGCAAATAATGTTGTCGAGACCGTCGAAGGGCTGAGCGCCGATCTTCGCGACATCAATGGCGAGACCTTGGCGCGGGCGACGCTCGAACAAACCGGCGATGCGGTACGCGTTCGCATCGACGCGGCCGGACTTCCCGCAGGCACCTATGGCGCGCATGTCCATATGACCGGCCGCTGCGACGCGCCCGATTTCGCCAGCGCCGGTGGCCACTGGAATCCGACCGATCACCGGCATGGCCGCGACAATCCGCAGGGCGCGCATATGGGCGACCTGCCCAATCTTGTCGTTGCCGCCGACGGATCGGGCGCGATTTCGTTCGACATCACGGGCGCGACTCTGCGCGGCGCCGGCAATCCGGTCATGGACGAAGATGGCGCGGCCGTGATCGTTCATGCCGATCCCGACGATTATCGAACCGATCCGAGCGGCAATAGCGGCGCGCGGATCGCCTGCGGCGTGATCGGTTAG
- a CDS encoding MFS transporter — protein sequence MATDVSGGAAASDTRGSESYARYVLGTLVLVYVLNFVDRQILSILAEDIKADLGLSDADIGFLYGTAFGVFYALFGIPLGRLADSWNRVKLMAGGLALWSAATALSGFAKTGAMLTTTRVGVGVGEATASPCAYSLISDYFPKEKRATALAIYSSGLYIGGGLSLFIGGAIVQNWNNAYPGGGPLGLVGWQAAFLAVGLPGLLLAMWVATLREPLRGQSEGIVTPPPARPFHGFFQELLTVIPPLTLIGAARRGVVPFAVNIAVAALLAAGAAGLIALTGDYAQWIAIALGFYAIFSWATALRLRDAPTFQLIWGSPAFLCTVLGYGLIAFLAYSASFWSAPYALRMLGADPAIAGFIIGGSGAAGGFLGVVLGGRLADRLRRTNPAGRVIVIACGLLLPLPLIVAAFTARDLTFFYLLQLPMTALSSMALGAAAATTQDLVLPRMRGTATATFFLGTTLIGLALGPYLAGRLSIAFGDLGLGMVALIAVVPFSLAALLYLYRSLPAAEATAIERARAAGEPV from the coding sequence ATGGCGACGGACGTTTCAGGCGGGGCCGCCGCATCCGACACCCGCGGCAGCGAATCCTATGCCCGCTATGTGCTCGGTACCCTCGTGCTCGTCTATGTCCTGAATTTCGTCGATCGCCAGATTCTCTCGATCCTGGCGGAGGACATCAAGGCCGATCTCGGCCTCAGCGACGCCGATATCGGTTTTCTCTACGGCACGGCCTTCGGCGTCTTCTATGCGCTGTTCGGCATTCCGCTCGGGCGGCTGGCGGATAGCTGGAACCGGGTGAAATTGATGGCGGGCGGCCTTGCTCTCTGGTCGGCGGCGACCGCTTTGTCCGGCTTCGCCAAGACCGGCGCGATGCTCACCACCACACGCGTCGGCGTCGGCGTCGGCGAGGCGACGGCGAGCCCGTGCGCCTATTCGCTGATTTCGGATTATTTCCCGAAGGAGAAGCGTGCCACCGCGCTCGCCATCTATTCTTCCGGCCTCTATATCGGCGGCGGCCTGTCGCTCTTCATCGGCGGCGCCATCGTCCAGAACTGGAATAACGCCTATCCGGGCGGCGGCCCGCTCGGCCTGGTCGGCTGGCAAGCGGCCTTCCTCGCGGTCGGCCTGCCGGGTCTCCTGCTCGCTATGTGGGTGGCGACGTTGCGCGAGCCATTGCGCGGCCAATCGGAAGGCATCGTCACCCCGCCTCCGGCGCGACCGTTTCACGGTTTCTTCCAGGAATTGCTGACAGTCATTCCGCCGCTGACCCTGATTGGCGCGGCGAGACGGGGTGTCGTCCCATTCGCCGTCAACATCGCCGTGGCGGCGCTGCTGGCCGCAGGCGCGGCGGGCCTCATCGCGCTGACCGGCGATTATGCACAGTGGATCGCGATCGCGCTGGGCTTCTACGCGATCTTCTCCTGGGCGACGGCGCTGCGGCTGCGCGACGCGCCGACTTTCCAGCTCATCTGGGGATCGCCGGCCTTCCTGTGCACCGTGCTCGGCTACGGCCTCATCGCGTTCCTCGCATATTCGGCGAGCTTCTGGTCGGCACCCTATGCGCTGCGCATGCTCGGCGCCGATCCTGCCATTGCGGGCTTCATCATCGGCGGGTCCGGCGCGGCCGGCGGCTTTCTCGGCGTGGTGCTGGGCGGACGGCTCGCCGATCGGCTGCGGCGTACCAATCCGGCCGGCCGGGTGATCGTCATCGCCTGCGGTCTGCTTCTGCCGCTGCCGCTTATCGTCGCGGCCTTCACCGCGCGCGATCTCACTTTCTTCTACCTGCTTCAATTGCCGATGACGGCGCTGTCCAGCATGGCGCTGGGTGCCGCCGCCGCGACCACGCAGGATCTCGTCCTGCCGCGCATGCGCGGCACGGCGACGGCCACCTTTTTCCTCGGCACGACTTTGATCGGCCTTGCCCTCGGCCCTTATCTGGCCGGCCGGCTTTCGATTGCGTTTGGCGATCTCGGCCTCGGCATGGTCGCCTTGATCGCGGTCGTGCCGTTCTCGCTCGCGGCCTTGCTCTATCTTTATCGGTCGCTGCCCGCGGCCGAAGCCACCGCGATCGAGCGCGCCCGCGCGGCCGGCGAACCGGTCTGA
- a CDS encoding OmpA family protein yields the protein MRKLAIVVALSSTVIATPALARNGAWYVGGDFGAMIVEDIGFDFGRATSIPGGSAQVEIDHEYGFDGALFVGYDLGSFRIEAEVAYKRADLEAVETAIGLPGSSNPTGAAFPQTVYSPVGGNTSALSFMVNGLIDFGDDEGLSGFIGGGVGIARVDYNNQRIFANQGAFLDDSDTRFAWQIVAGVRQAISDNVDVTLRYRFFNVNDLETVNFLGDVSQSRFRSHSLLGGITFNFGAPPPPPPPPPPPPPPPPPPPPPPPPPPPPPPVTPGPFIVFFDWDKSDITPQAAAILDNAAAAYQQTGQARVVLAGHADRSGPADYNVGLSQRRADSVASYLEGRGVPRSAQSTEAFGESRPLVETADGVREPQNRRVEITFGPGSGW from the coding sequence ATGCGGAAGCTCGCCATTGTTGTGGCGCTGTCGTCCACCGTGATCGCGACTCCGGCACTTGCGCGCAACGGCGCCTGGTATGTCGGCGGCGATTTTGGTGCCATGATCGTCGAGGATATCGGGTTCGATTTTGGCCGAGCCACCAGCATTCCGGGTGGCAGTGCGCAGGTCGAAATCGATCACGAATATGGCTTCGATGGCGCGCTCTTCGTGGGCTACGATCTCGGCTCTTTCCGGATCGAAGCCGAAGTTGCCTACAAGCGGGCGGATCTGGAAGCCGTCGAGACGGCCATCGGCCTGCCGGGCTCCTCCAACCCGACCGGCGCAGCTTTCCCGCAGACCGTCTATTCGCCGGTCGGTGGCAACACCAGCGCGTTGAGCTTCATGGTCAACGGCCTGATCGACTTCGGCGACGATGAGGGCCTGAGCGGCTTCATCGGCGGCGGCGTCGGCATCGCGCGCGTCGACTACAACAATCAGCGGATCTTCGCCAATCAGGGCGCCTTCCTCGACGATTCCGACACGCGCTTCGCGTGGCAGATCGTCGCCGGCGTGCGTCAGGCGATCAGCGACAATGTCGACGTGACGCTGCGCTATCGCTTCTTCAACGTCAACGATCTCGAGACGGTGAACTTCCTTGGCGACGTGTCGCAGTCGCGGTTCCGGTCGCACAGTCTGCTGGGTGGCATCACGTTCAACTTCGGCGCTCCGCCGCCGCCCCCGCCGCCGCCTCCGCCTCCGCCTCCGCCGCCGCCCCCGCCGCCTCCGCCGCCTCCGCCGCCTCCGCCGCCTCCGCCGGTGACGCCGGGGCCGTTCATCGTGTTCTTCGACTGGGATAAGTCGGACATCACGCCGCAGGCGGCTGCGATCCTGGACAATGCGGCTGCTGCCTATCAGCAGACCGGCCAGGCGCGGGTGGTTCTCGCGGGTCACGCCGACCGTTCGGGTCCGGCCGACTACAACGTTGGCCTGTCTCAGCGTCGCGCCGACTCGGTTGCGAGCTATCTCGAGGGTCGCGGCGTGCCGCGGTCCGCGCAGTCGACCGAAGCGTTCGGCGAAAGCCGCCCGCTGGTCGAGACGGCCGATGGCGTCCGCGAGCCGCAGAACCGGCGCGTGGAAATCACCTTCGGCCCCGGCTCCGGCTGGTAA
- a CDS encoding Bax inhibitor-1/YccA family protein, with translation MANWSDPQYGGPAQATAGTRDVAFDAGLRSYMLSVYNYMASGVLLTGIVALLFASSGFAEQVLVTPLRWVIMLSPLAFVMVLSFGINRLSTGAAQALFWAFAVVMGLSMSSIFLVFTGTSIATTFFATAAAFVSLSLYGYTTKRDLSGFGTFLIMGVVGIIVALLFNLWLQSSALQLAISAIGVLVFAGLTAYDTQRIKSMYAYVAGTDMIGKTVIMGALSLYLDFVNMFTFLLQFLGGRE, from the coding sequence ATGGCGAATTGGTCTGACCCGCAATATGGCGGGCCGGCGCAGGCAACGGCCGGAACGCGCGATGTCGCGTTCGACGCCGGTCTTCGCTCCTACATGCTGTCGGTCTACAATTACATGGCCAGCGGCGTGCTGCTCACCGGTATCGTCGCTTTGCTGTTCGCAAGCTCCGGTTTCGCGGAACAGGTTCTCGTGACGCCGCTTCGCTGGGTCATCATGCTCTCGCCGCTGGCGTTCGTGATGGTGCTGAGCTTCGGCATCAACCGGCTGTCGACCGGCGCCGCGCAGGCCCTGTTCTGGGCCTTCGCCGTCGTGATGGGCCTGTCGATGTCGTCGATCTTCCTGGTCTTCACCGGCACGTCGATCGCGACCACCTTCTTCGCGACCGCTGCGGCATTCGTCAGCCTCAGCCTCTACGGCTACACGACGAAGCGCGATCTCAGCGGCTTCGGCACGTTCCTGATCATGGGCGTGGTCGGCATCATCGTCGCCTTGCTGTTCAACCTGTGGCTGCAATCCTCGGCCCTCCAGCTCGCGATCAGCGCGATCGGCGTTCTCGTGTTCGCGGGCCTCACCGCTTATGACACGCAGCGGATCAAGAGCATGTACGCCTATGTCGCGGGCACGGACATGATCGGCAAGACGGTGATCATGGGGGCGCTGTCGCTCTATCTCGACTTCGTCAACATGTTCACTTTCCTGCTGCAGTTCCTCGGCGGCCGCGAATAG